The Girardinichthys multiradiatus isolate DD_20200921_A chromosome 23, DD_fGirMul_XY1, whole genome shotgun sequence DNA segment CCTGATTATGTGGGGTCATAATGTTTTAGATTGGACTCATGTCTGGACTGGATTGTGTTTGTCACCATGCATAGTCTCTCTGCCacaatgagttttatttttcttggcaGTTCCTAAATAAGAGGAACAAATCCAGATCAAGCTCAAAGAAAGATGACAGTTATAACCGAACCAGAGACGTCCATTCGTTGCAGGACCTGTATCCTTCAGGGCAAagtgaaaaagaaacatttagatTCACAATGTTTGTGTAATGAGTGGTTGGAGGCGATTGCAAACCTTGACAATAATTTCTCCCAGAATAAaagcagaagaagaggaggagaatcTTTTAGACTCTTattccactcctgggaaggtaaGCTGTCACATAGTCCTGCTCATTAGTcatcaaataaacattttaaaatcagctCAACTGTGTTGGTCCTTGTTCATACAGCTCTCTCAGAAACGAGCTCTCTCCACTCCAGAGCATCCTCAGTCCAAACGGACCACTGCTCTGCTAACCAGCCCGGGCCTGCTGCTGTCTCCAGCTAACTTTTCCCCCAGGTATTATTCTGCAACACACACTTGATTTTGTTCTATTCTGCAAACAagttatttttactgttttatgcTTCTTCCAAGActtattaattcaattcagtttatttatatagcgccatgtcgtctcaaggcacttcacaacagtcaggtacctacattccagttaatcctaaccagtgaacagtgcagtcagagttagttatttattcaatgaaaagtttttctgtctaaggaaacccagcagattgcatccagtcagtgacttgcagcattcactcctcccggatgagcatgtagagacagtggacagtcactggcgttgactctgcagcaatccctcatactgagcatgcatgtagcgacagtggagaggaaaaactcccttttaacaggaagaaacctccagcagaaccaggctcagtgttagcggccatctgccacgaccgactgggggtttaagagaacagagcagagacacaaaaagaacacagaagcactgatccaggagtactttctatgggaaggaaaagtaaatgttaatggatgtagctcctttagtcgtttcacctagaaagaaagaacagataaactctgatccagttttcaaggttagagtctgaaagagagcacatagagttagttacagtaaaagctcagtcaatttccatgtctaggagagagaaatggttaaacactgaaagacagaaccatgtggatcatcggtagagggtgagcattaagttgttgccagcagaagcttgaacgatgcccctctccagaaaggtgtcacaggtagacacagagccaggccaggtgtagcttctaggaagagaaaagacagagaacataaagttaaaaactgagggtgcggcgctgatggtgtaggggcgaaGCACgtgaccatatgcagaggctatagtcctcgaagcggtcccaggttcgagtcccggacccggcgacatttaccgaatgtctccccgTCTCTCTtcccctttcctgtctacctactgccaaaaaatacaaaataaaggccactagtgctgaaaaacatatctttaaagttaaaaagtgaaataacagcaaataatgcagaattagagagtagtgtgagaatgtagcgaagagggtgaaagtggtcattatgtcctccagcagtctaagcctatagcagcataactacagagatagctcaggataacctaagccactctaactataagctttattaaaaaggaaggttttaagcctagctttaaaagtagacagtttgtccatctagagcccactgatggtcattgttatactaaaaaccacaacgattgggatacctctctctgtcagattgattataaccattggaaaagagagggggtcatacaggtagcagaaatggagggtgtgtttgcacctcaaccataactgagccggtttaggctaaacctgactcccccttactccaaccaacagggagggaggaagacggaggtaaaaaataaggaagattaTTAAAGACATCTGAGTCAACATCTTGAAAAAAACTTTGATATAAAACACCAAGCAAGCGAAAACAGTATTATAAataacagatctgtgtttttttttttttcaaagtctaACCCCTTCACAGAAATACAGCCAGCGAGGAAGTAAAGGAGAGGTGGTGGTTACATTTGGAGCCGTGCAGGGCGCCCGATGGACGGGCAGGAAAGATCCAGGCGCGGGCGTCCAGGTGAATCTTCTAGAGGGACCTGAGGACTCCCTCCACAGCAGCTACAAATACATGTTCCAAAGGCTGCGAGATGTTCGAAATGGTACGTAGCACttccaaaaatgtgtttattccaGTTTCAGCAGTTGTTGACATTATTTCTTGCACAAAGTGCATACTCCTCTGTGAGCCCTTCTGGTTCCCACCCCACACTCCTGCTGAAGCAATGTACTGCTTTTATAAGGGCAGTCAAAATAATACCGACCAGTTTTTAAGCAGATAAGGTAAAGAATGTAAGTTAGTGGTCAGGGGATGTGAAAGTCAGAAGCCCTTGGCTTTTAATGCCATCTTTGATACAAGTTCTCTCTTAAAAAGTCATGCTCTTCTGTGTTTCTAATTATAAATCCGTTTACATCTTTCCACATCTGGATCATTCAGTCACACAacctttaacatttttcattttctgcctgttttttctttcctccagTGTTGACAGAGAAGATTGAAGAGCTGGGAGAAAGCCTGAGGTCTCAGTTCAACATTGAAGAGTTTTCAGTcgtctctctgcctgctcaggtACAGAACCGTTCATTTAAAAAGCATTGCTCTAACACCTTTTTCATTGTTCTTAAATCAGTCAACCAAACTTTATTTAGAGAGCGCTTTTAAACGCTACAACAAAGGGATATATGGAGGGACACGCATAAAACCACCAGGAACccaataaaatgatcaaatgtAGTAAACAGACAGATAAAACAATACTATAgttatgatttaaaaacaataatagcaAATTTCCTGTAGTAGATATTTATCACAAATTATATGCTGCATTTTTTCCAAAGGCCATGTAACATtagtggctgcacggtggcgctgttgatagcactgttgcaggaggaaggtcctgggttcaaattctGACCCggggcctttctgcatggagtttgcatgttctccctgtccACCTGTGCGTTCTTTCCGGGCACTCCGTCTTCCTcatacagtccaaaaacaagactgtccaatgactgctggagatgggcaccagcgtTTTCTCCAGAGTTGCAGCCTAACATCTCCTTCTTACTGAACCTGCAAACCCTTTTCATTTGTGTAAATGATCATGAGCCGACTGTCTGCTTCACTGTTTCTGCTTGTCTCCCTCTCCAGGACAGCGTAACTGTACTGGGTCAGGTTTGCTGTGACAGTAACGGCAAACTGAATGCACAGTCGGTTCTCCTGGAGGCAGGACAAGAGCAGGGTGGTCAGCAAGTGCCCGTTGACCTGTCTGAGCTAAAAGAATATTCTCTCTTTCCTGGTCAGGTGAGCTGAAGAAAACAGGCTTATATGGCAACTAAAGGCATCAATGGGTCTATATTGAGAGCTGTTTTCTGCTCATTCCATTTATTCCCATACATCATTATTGATAGTTCTGCGGACACACACCGAGTGGTGGTTTCTCCTTTGCCTCTGCACTGAGGTCAGTGTGCAGCAGGTTATAAGACCACCAAGAGAAACAGAGCATGCCAAGGACGTGGGCTGGAGACGGACCCATCGTCTGACCGAGAGCTCTAACAGTCGTCTACGGCATCACTTTTCCTTCATGAACATCCTGGCTTTACTTTAGGGTTCCTACGCAggctggaaaagtctggaattcaATTTAAGTGTTTTCTAGGACTAAACAGCAGAAATAGAGTATAAAAAACTACTTGTATTCCCAGACGTTATTCCCATCTATTCTTTCATCCATCGACATGTAAATCGGTTTCTTCTCATGTGTCTCTTTATTCTCTACATTACTGGGCCATATAAATGTTTAGGAACCCTGAGACACACCAGCTGTTTCTCCTTTAGAAATAAATGCACCTCTGTCCGTTTATCCTGAACACCCTTTTTCCTTCAGGTGGTGGTGATGGACGGGATGAACACAACAGGAAAAAAGCTTGTGGCCTCCAAACTGTATGAGGTCAGATTTGTGCTCATTTTGCTCTGTTCTGTTTGTGCAACTTGCAATAACCTTgtgtttatttaggggtgtcctCTTCCTTTTTACAACACCACTGTAAACATGGAGACTGATGAAGGTAATAAACACTAACCACTAACGCTGGTTAGTGTCTTATTGTATAGAAAATGTCAAATTCCTGTTTATTCATTATTtgtgaggaaaaaaagaggTTTTTCTTACAACTCCTTGTCTCGCTCAGCTGCAGAACCGCTCAATGTTCTTGTGGCTTGTGGACCGTACACACCCTCTGACAGCCTGACCTTTGACCCTCTGATAGACCTCATCGGTGTCATTGTCAGGGATCGTCCTGATGTCTGCCTGCTGGTAAACTGGAAAAATCCTAATCTGCAAACTCTTATCAGTGTGATAGAAAGCTTataatggttttatttatgcCATCTCTATACTATTCAGTGTTTGGTGAGCACGTCCtttgttcttctcttctctAGTTGGGTCCTTTTGTGGATTCCAAACATCAACAAATCGAGGTACGTTTCGTTTTCTGAACTAGTTCTTTTACAGTGAATTTTCAGCCTCCATGTTTAAAGCCAGCAagaggtttgttttttgtttttccagagcAGTTTAGTCTGATGTCCGTCTGTTTCTCTCACAGAAAGCCCAGGTGACGGAGACTTTTGAGACGATTTTCTCCCGGTGTATTGAAAGCATTGTGGATGGAACCAGAAGGTACGCCACATCTCCGCTCGCTTCCCGTAAAATGGTTTTCCTTGAAGGCCGCGGTTGACGCTGTTGTTAAGGTACACAACAGGCTGTGTGCATCATTGTGCAGATTTTCAGCTAATAGCTCGGTTGGAGCTAAAATCCTAATTTCTCTCATTTAAACTGTTATCTGTTAGTTTTCATTGATTCAGTTAAGAAAAATAGGAACAAATAGGGTGATTGGTACTGAAGGCCCTGTAGATCCAGGTTAAAATTGGGCTTGTCTAAATCGCATGTGTACACACAACATACTCATCTCTTGTGTTTTAGTGTCTTTTAATGCCTGACTGATTTTAAGGTCAGAGTTAATGACACTGTTCCTGCACTCGCTTGAATTTTCTACTATCCAGATCTGGATAAgtaaggaaaaaaggaaaattgtttGATTTCTTCAATTCTTCAAAGGACAGAAATCCAATAAGGCCTAATAATTATGGAGGTTTTTATGTTACCTTCCAGCATGTTTAAATGATGTgctctgtctttgttttgacaCATCACACCTTGATTTCTATCAtttcactttttcacattttgtgctCTAATGTTTAGAACATAAATTTAATCTAGAAGAGTCTGGAAAAGTCAATGAAAATGGAGTTTTGAAATGTTACCTGTGTAGAAACTGTGTAGAAAATGCACTAATAGTGCATTCAACATGTACTCGGAAGTCAGAATATTTGATTTCTAAGTTGGATAATTTCTAACAAAGCCGAAATTCCTACTTGAAAAGTTGGACGTTCCCAAAACATCCAGAGTTCAAAATCTCAACATATCTGCTGCGCATATTGAATGTTATGGAAATTGTAGTAATAAACCAGCTACCAAAGTAGGTGAGATTTTGGAGTCCTACAATATTTATGCATATGACAGGCAGCTTTATGTTTCTGTGACTTCATTGCAGTCACTGAGTCAGTGTGTTCAAAATGTCCTTGAGTTGATTCATCAGAATTTCCTCCAgcttaatgcaaaaaacagaaGTCATTGTTTTTGTTCCCAAAAAAAGCAGAAGTTAGAAATCAGCGCTCAACGAGGCTAGAGACCATAGAGCAttcaataaaaagataaaaaactaGGTGTCATTGTGGATTCAGACCTGAATATTAAATGCCACATAAAGTCTCTTACTTACTCAGCCTGCTACCATCTTAAAAACTTTGCCAGACACAAGGGTTTCAATCATATAAGAACACAGAAAACTTTGTGcctgcttttattttcagtagATTAGGTCATTGTAATGGTGTCTTGACTGTTCtccataaaaaatataaaatagacAGCTGCTGCTGGTTCAAAATCACTGCCCAGACTCCCTGTTATGCTCTATAAGGTGCTGAATGGCCTTGGgcttaaatacatttcagagttGCTGGTCAGGTGTATAATATGTAGACCGAACTGAGCCTCTTACTGTACCGTACCGTGTCTACGTGTGAGCGTGTTCATTTATTGTTTGAATCTGTTGAATGGAGAGAAACCGTTACATGTTGTTGGCTTATATTGCTAATTAGTCCCACTGGTTGTCCATCTTGCAGTTAGACTTGTTCAACACAAGTTTAATGTCATTTCTAGATCCAAGTTCTGACGTGCAGACGAATTGAATGTGGCATAATTATTGTAAAAAAAGGCCATTCTTCTGAAAATGATCCAGTACTGGACAGAAAATGATGGGATATTTAATAAAGGtggaaaaaaatactttcataGACGTTCAGAAAGCCTGCAGAACTATTcatgaatattattttattaattaccaGAGTTTTACTTCTTGAACTGCAGTTCGGACTGGATTTGATTTCCACTGTGTGTGTCCCAGTGGATGTTTGGTGGGAAAAAACATGATGTAGACGATGCGGTGATGCATCCAAATCTGaaatcttcttttttcttccgtGAAGTGTTGGCTGTCACCTGGTGTTTGTCCCCTCCCAGAGAGACATCCACCACGATTTCATCTACCCACAGCCTCCCTTCATCCTGCCGAACCTCAGCAAGGACCAGGCCCAggtctctctctgtctcacacacaaaGCAGATTATCTGAACTAGGTAGACTTCTTGTATGTTGACTACTTGCAGCAGCTGTAAAAAACAATCCTTTAAAGGTGTTGTGTAATTTTATTGATACATATTCTACCTGAGATGAATCATGTAGCTTTTTCTAACTTAAGGATCTCACAGGAGTCGGTTTATACTAGTAGGTGAACGGAAACActtatttctgtatttgttcTGATTGTTCTTTGATATTTCATCTATCCCTGCAGCATGTCACCCTGGTCCCTGACCCCTGCACGCTGCTGATCGACGGAGTGACCTTTGGCCTGACGTCCACTGACATCCTGTTCCACATGGGAGCAGAGGAGATCAGCTGGTGAGAAACATTGAAAGGTGACCGATGTCTTTCTCTCATTTCCATCGACTCATCGAATAACTAAAATTGTGCGGTTTTGCAGCGGCACCAGCTCAGACAGATTCTCCCGCATCCTGAACCACATGCTGACTCAGAGGAGGTAAATGTCCCGAAAGTCTTcacttttgtctttttcaaGGTGGAAAGCACTAATGTCCGTTCTCTCCTGCAGCTACTACCCCCTGTATCCGCCCACGGAGGAGGTGAACATGGATTACGAGAAGTTCCAGATTTTCGGCCAGATGTTGCTCACTCCAGATGTTCTTGTTGTTCCCTCGGAGCTGCGATACTTCGTGAAGGTACAGACAATAGTttaaaaaactgcagaaaacgTCCTTATGCTTGATCATGTTGTTGACCTTTTGACCTCATATCATCAGGATGTGGTGGGCTGCGTGTGCGTGAATCCCGGACGACTCACCAAAGGCCAGGTGGGAGGGACGTACAGCCGGCTGCTCATCCGACGCAGCGCTACATCCGCGGACGGCAAGCGAGCGAGC contains these protein-coding regions:
- the pola2 gene encoding DNA polymerase alpha subunit B, with amino-acid sequence MALVTTESLKAELETFEITCEDESVLDKMVELCICSRTQAEQMLNEWVAYSTTKDGLELTLENLEHFDHEFLNKRNKSRSSSKKDDSYNRTRDVHSLQDLIKAEEEEENLLDSYSTPGKLSQKRALSTPEHPQSKRTTALLTSPGLLLSPANFSPSLTPSQKYSQRGSKGEVVVTFGAVQGARWTGRKDPGAGVQVNLLEGPEDSLHSSYKYMFQRLRDVRNVLTEKIEELGESLRSQFNIEEFSVVSLPAQDSVTVLGQVCCDSNGKLNAQSVLLEAGQEQGGQQVPVDLSELKEYSLFPGQVVVMDGMNTTGKKLVASKLYEGCPLPFYNTTVNMETDEAAEPLNVLVACGPYTPSDSLTFDPLIDLIGVIVRDRPDVCLLLGPFVDSKHQQIEKAQVTETFETIFSRCIESIVDGTRSVGCHLVFVPSQRDIHHDFIYPQPPFILPNLSKDQAQHVTLVPDPCTLLIDGVTFGLTSTDILFHMGAEEISCGTSSDRFSRILNHMLTQRSYYPLYPPTEEVNMDYEKFQIFGQMLLTPDVLVVPSELRYFVKDVVGCVCVNPGRLTKGQVGGTYSRLLIRRSATSADGKRASPCLTAQVVKI